A genomic segment from Phragmites australis chromosome 6, lpPhrAust1.1, whole genome shotgun sequence encodes:
- the LOC133921654 gene encoding H/ACA ribonucleoprotein complex subunit 3-like protein, with amino-acid sequence MYLQYYINERGDKVYTTKKESPLGVPTQSAHPARFSPDDKYSRQRYLLKKRFGLLPTQKPAPKY; translated from the exons ATGTATCTCCAGTACTACATCAACGAGAGAGGGGACAAGGTCTACACCACCAAG AAGGAGTCGCCTCTCGGGGTGCCGACGCAGTCTGCTCACCCAG CTCGCTTCTCTCCGGATGACAAGTACTCTCGCCAGCGCTACCTCCTGAAGAAGAGATTTGGACTGCTGCCAACCCAAAAGCCAGCACCGAAGTACTGA